The following are encoded in a window of Sminthopsis crassicaudata isolate SCR6 chromosome 5, ASM4859323v1, whole genome shotgun sequence genomic DNA:
- the KCNA6 gene encoding potassium voltage-gated channel subfamily A member 6 — protein MREETSLAQAAHREVRGPEEEQQGGGDFSGSAGGGGGCCSSERLVINISGLRFETQLRTLSLFPDTLLGDPGRRVRFFDPLRNEYFFDRNRPSFDAILYYYQSGGRLRRPVNVPLDIFLEEIRFYQLGEEALEAFREDEGCLPEGGEHQKPLPSQPFKRQVWLLFEYPESSGPARGIAIVSVLVILISIVIFCLETLPQFRPDPRSRSDGGRINSGGPAPRGSQEEDEGDHSVYKLLNPSVVVQGGVVSGPGPSSQLIPLGVPTESASFFTDPFFLVETLCIVWFTFELLVRFSACPSKPAFFRNIMNIIDLVAIFPYFITLGTELVQQQEQQPGGGSSQNGQQAMSLAILRVIRLVRVFRIFKLSRHSKGLQILGKTLQASMRELGLLIFFLFIGVILFSSAVYFAEADDDDSLFSSIPDAFWWAVVTMTTVGYGDMYPMTVGGKIVGSLCAIAGVLTIALPVPVIVSNFNYFYHRETEQEEQGQYTHVTCGQPIPDLKGVGGGLGKPDFSEVVPERRPSYLSTPHRVYAEKRMLTEV, from the coding sequence ATGCGGGAGGAGACAAGCTTGGCTCAGGCGGCTCACAGGGAGGTCCGGGGACCCGAGGAGGAGCAACAGGGTGGGGGAGACTTCTCCGGCTCCGCTGGAGGTGGCGGTGGCTGCTGCAGTAGTGAGCGCCTGGTGATCAACATCTCGGGGTTGAGATTCGAGACACAATTGCGCACCCTATCTCTGTTTCCTGACACACTTTTGGGAGACCCGGGTCGCCGAGTCCGCTTCTTTGACCCCTTGCGCAATGAATACTTCTTTGATCGCAACCGGCCCAGCTTCGACGCCATCCTCTACTACTACCAGTCCGGAGGCCGGCTGCGGAGGCCGGTCAATGTGCCTCTGGATATCTTCCTGGAGGAGATCCGCTTCTACCAGCTGGGTGAGGAGGCCCTAGAGGCTTTCCGGGAAGATGAGGGCTGCCTTCCAGAGGGTGGTGAGCATCAGAAGCCCTTACCTTCTCAGCCCTTCAAGCGTCAGGTCTGGCTCCTCTTTGAATATCCTGAGAGCTCAGGGCCAGCTAGGGGTATCGCCATTGTCTCCGTACTGGTCATTCTCATCTCTATAGTCATCTTTTGCCTGGAAACACTGCCTCAGTTCCGGCCAGACCCCCGAAGTAGAAGTGATGGTGGTAGGATAAATTCAGGGGGCCCGGCCCCCAGAGGAAGCCAGGAAGAAGATGAGGGAGACCACTCAGTATACAAACTATTAAATCCCAGTGTCGTTGTCCAGGGAGGAGTTGTGTCGGGACCTGGACCATCATCCCAACTGATTCCTCTTGGGGTTCCTACAGAGTCTGCCTCTTTCTTCACAGACCCCTTTTTTCTGGTAGAGACCCTCTGCATTGTGTGGTTCACGTTTGAACTGCTGGTTCGTTTCTCTGCCTGCCCTAGCAAGCCGGCTTTCTTCCGCAACATCATGAACATCATAGATTTAGTGGCCATCTTCCCTTACTTTATCACGTTGGGCACAGAGTTGGTACAACAGCAGGAACAGCAGCCCGGAGGAGGCAGCAGCCAAAATGGGCAGCAGGCGATGTCCCTGGCAATCCTGAGAGTCATACGTCTGGTCCGAGTATTCCGCATCTTCAAACTTTCCCGACACTCTAAAGGTCTCCAAATCCTAGGCAAAACATTGCAGGCCTCCATGAGGGAACTTGGGCtcctcatcttctttcttttcattggaGTTATCCTCTTCTCTAGTGCTGTCTACTTTGCTGAGGCAGATGATGATGATTCACTATTTTCCAGCATCCCTGATGCTTTCTGGTGGGCTGTGGTCACTATGACCACAGTTGGCTATGGGGACATGTATCCCATGACGGTAGGGGGCAAGATCGTGGGATCTCTTTGTGCCATTGCAGGTGTCCTCACCATTGCCCTACCTGTACCGGTAATTGTGTCCAACTTCAACTATTTTTACCATCGTGAAACAGAGCAGGAGGAACAAGGCCAATATACACATGTCACATGTGGGCAGCCAATACCAGATCTGAAAGGAGTGGGTGGGGGACTTGGCAAACCAGATTTCTCTGAGGTTGTCCCAGAACGGAGACCCAGCTACCTTTCTACCCCACACAGGGTTTACGCAGAAAAAAGGATGCTGACAGAAGTTTGA